A portion of the Channa argus isolate prfri chromosome 19, Channa argus male v1.0, whole genome shotgun sequence genome contains these proteins:
- the otulina gene encoding OTU deubiquitinase with linear linkage specificity a, which produces MSWVKSALSSGDDVFDDNADELNLERKEWTSNMKKRVKDGYVDGIDAGEEASLQVGFNLGFKEGAAQTAAVGRLKGIVSAIWCWCQIQYPESPVPASVTELLQQVSQHEDKILDNMRKALESPPPSVSDVSESMEDLEVEQADSGCCENGCKQTDCSKRAENMALDDMDVAHKPQMFCSSSTECCSRSGESLNHLLQRCVDVVSELRLPQELIRHIQELENMQ; this is translated from the exons ATGTCCTGGGTTAAATCTGCTTTGTCTAGTGGAGATGATGTCTTCGACGACAATGCAGACGAGCTTAATCTTGAGAGGAAAGAGTGGACCTCCAACATGAAGAAGCGAGTCAAG GATGGCTATGTGGATGGAATTGATGCCGGGGAGGAGGCCTCGCTTCAGGTTGGGTTCAACCTGGGTTTCAAAGAAGGAGCAGCCCAGACTGCAGCCGTGGGCCGCCTCAAAGGGATCGTAAG TGCTATATGGTGCTGGTGCCAGATCCAGTATCCGGAAAGCCCTGTTCCAGCCTCTGTGACTGAGCTCTTACAGCAGGTTTCACAGCATGAAGACAAAATCTTGGACAACATGAGAAAAGCTTTAGAGAGTCCTCCTCCCAGTGTAAGCGATGTCTCTGAGAGCATGGAGGACCTGGAGGTGGAGCAGGCAGATTCAGGCTGTTGTGAAAATGGATGTAAACAAACAGACTGCTCCAAGAGAGCAGAAAACATGGCTCTGGATGACATGGATGTTGCTCACAAACCTCAGATGTTCTGTTCAAGTTCCACTGAGTGCTGTTCTAGGTCAGGAGAAAGTCTGAACCACCTCTTGCAGCGCTGTGTCGATGTTGTGTCAGAGCTCCGACTTCCTCAGGAGCTGATCCGTCACATACAGGAGCTAGAGAACATGCAATGA